The sequence below is a genomic window from Microbacterium sp. SORGH_AS_0888.
TCACCGACCTGCACGCCTGGTGCGAGGTGTTCCTCCCCGGCGCCGGGTGGGTCGGGATGGACCCCACGAGCGCCCTGTTCGCCGGCGAGGGGCACATCCCGCTGTCCGCGACCCCGCATCCCTCCTCCGCGGCCCCCATCACGGGGGTCACCGAGCCGGTCGAGGTCACCTTCGGCTTCTCGAACGAGGTCACCCGCATCCACGAGGACCCCCGCACGACCAAGCCCCTCACGGACGACCAGTGGGCGCGGATCGACGCCGTCGGCGCCGAGGTCGATGCGCGGCTGACCCGCTCCGACGTCCGCCTCACGATGGGCGGCGAACCGACCTTCGTCGCCCTGCGGCCCACGGACGAGACCGGCGCCGTCCGCCCCGAGTGGAACACGGATGCCGACGGCCCCCACAAGCGCCAGCTCGCGAACGAGCTCGCCGAGCGCCTCGCCGCGCGCTACGCCACGGGCGGCGTCGTGCACCGCGGACAGGGCAAGTGGTATCCGGGCGAGCCGCTGCCGCGGTGGAACATCGCGCTGCAGTGGCTCGCCGACGGCACGGAGCTCTGGCACGACCCCGCCCTGTTCGCCGACCCGTGGTCGGAGACGGAGGATGCCGCCGGCCCCGCCCGCGCCGAGGCGCTCGGCCGCGAGATCACGCGGCTGCTGGGCCTGCCCGAGACGCAGCTCCTGCCCGCGTTCGAGGACCCGCTGACCCCCCTCGTCGCCGAGCTGCGCCGCCCGGCGGGCCCGCGCCCCGAGACCGAGGAGCCGGACGTCGCCGCCCTCGACGCCGACGTCACGACGCCGACCGGCTGGGTGCTGCCGCTCGTGACCGACCCGACGCCGGAGGGCGAGTGGACGAGCCCGGCATGGCGCTTCCGACGCGGCCGGCTCGTGCTCATCGGCGGCACGAGCCCGATCGGCCTGCGGCTGCCGCTCGACGCGATCGCCTGGAGCGACCCGGAGCACCCGGGCGAGCCGTCCTACCTCGCGCCCGTGGGGTCCGTGACCCCCGGCATCCGATCCGCGTCGGTCGTGGACCCCGAGGGGGCGGCCACCACGGCGCTGGCGGTCGAGTTCCGCGACGGGTGGACGCACGTGTTCCTCCCGCCCACCACGACGCTCGAGGCCTATGCCGACCTCCTCGCCGTCATCGAGCGCGCCGCGGCCGCGACCGGCACCCGGCTCGTGATCGAGGGCTACGGCCCACCGCCGGACGCGCGACTCACGCAGCTCGTCGTGACCCCCGACCCGGGGGTCATCGAGGTCAACGTGCAGCCGAGCGCGAGCTGGGCCGACCAGCGCTCGCTCACCGAGACGCTCTACGCCGAGGCGCGGCTGTGCCGCCTCACGACGGAGAAGTTCGACGTCGACGGGCTCCACACCGGAACCGGCGGGGGCAACCACCTCACCCTCGGGGCCTCGACGCCCGCCGAGTCGCCGCTGCTGCGCCGCCCCGACCTGCTGGCGAGCCTCATCACCTACTGGCAGCGGCATCCCTCGCTCTCGTTCCTGTTCTCGGGGCGGTTCATCGGTCCGACGAGCCAGGCTCCGCGGTTCGACGAGGGCCGCCCCGAGGCGGTCTACGAGATGGAGATCGCGCTCGCCGAGGTGCGCCGTCTCGCGGCGCGCGCCGCCGAGCTGGGCGAAGAGGTCTCCCCGTGGGTCGTCGACCGCGCCTTCCGGCACCTGCTCACCGACCTCACCGGCAACACGCACCGGGCCGAGTTCTGCATCGACAAGCTCTACAGCCCCGACTCCTCGCGCGGGCGGCTCGGCCTGCTGGAGCTCCGCGGCTTCGAGATGCCGCCGCATCCCCGTCTCGCCCTGGTCCAGGCGCTGCTCGTGCGCAGTCTCGTCGCGATGTTCTGGGACGAGCCGTGCACCGCGCCGCTCGTGCGCTGGGGCACGCGCCTGCACGAGGACTTCCTCCTGCCGCAGGGCGCCGCGCACGACATCGCCGAGGTGGTCGCCGACCTCCGGGCCGCCGGCATCCCGTTCGAGCAGACGTGGCTCGACCCGTTCACCGAGTTCCGCTTCCCGCGCATCGGCCTGGCGCGCCTCGCGCCCGGTGCGCAGGGGCCCATCGAGCTGGAGCTGCGGCAGGCCGTCGAGCCCTGGCACGTGCTCGGCGAGGAGGCCACGGCGGGCGGAACCTCGCGCTACGTCGACTCCTCCGTGGAGCGCGTGCAGGTGACGGTTCGGGGGATCGATCCGACACGTCACCTGGTGACATGTCAGAGTGTTCCTGTGCCTTTGACATCCACCGGCCGCCCGGGCGAGTACTACGCCGGCGTCCGCTACCGCGCGTGGCAGCCCTGGTCGGCCCTGCATCCGACCATCGAGGTGCACGCGCCGCTCGTGTTCGACGTCGTCGACACGGATGCCGCCGTCTCGCTCGGCGGCGTCACCTACCACGTCGTGCACCCGGGCGGGCGTGCCTACGAGCACCCGCCCGTGAACGCGAACGAGGCCGAGGCGCGCCGTGCCGCGCGCTTCGCGCCCCACGGCCACACCGCGGGCCGGCTCGACATCGCCGCCCTGCGCGAGGCCGGCCGTCGCGCCGCGACCGACGACTACCCGCACACGCTCGACCTGCGACGGGCCCCGAGAGAAGGCTCCCATGCCCCGTAACGGCCGCCCGGACGATGCGCGGGAGCGCGCTCTGGCGCCGGAGCCCGCCGCATGAGCGTGCTGCGCGAGTACGCGGCGCTCGTCGGCGCCCCGACGCTGCCGCTGCCCGGCACCGCCCGTGAGAGGTTCGACGAGGTCGTCGACGCCGAGGGCGCGCTCCGTCCGTCGTGGCGCGCGATGGCCGCCGTCGCCTACGACCTCACGGCCGACGAGCTGCGACGCATCGACGACGAGATCG
It includes:
- a CDS encoding DUF2126 domain-containing protein; protein product: MSIKVALRHDTSYEFARPVKVGPHLVRLRPAPHSRTPIEAYSLDVSPAEHFINWQQDPFGNWIARLVFPEKIDHLRITVGLVADMMVINPFDFFIEEYAERFPFEYAPELKADLAPYLRPVDDSENADVWRRAQPQPPADGTPTVQFLADLNSAIHRDVAYSVRMEPGVQTPDETLGRAIGSCRDSAWLLVSLLRQHGLAARFVSGYLVQLAADEKSLEGPSGPEADFTDLHAWCEVFLPGAGWVGMDPTSALFAGEGHIPLSATPHPSSAAPITGVTEPVEVTFGFSNEVTRIHEDPRTTKPLTDDQWARIDAVGAEVDARLTRSDVRLTMGGEPTFVALRPTDETGAVRPEWNTDADGPHKRQLANELAERLAARYATGGVVHRGQGKWYPGEPLPRWNIALQWLADGTELWHDPALFADPWSETEDAAGPARAEALGREITRLLGLPETQLLPAFEDPLTPLVAELRRPAGPRPETEEPDVAALDADVTTPTGWVLPLVTDPTPEGEWTSPAWRFRRGRLVLIGGTSPIGLRLPLDAIAWSDPEHPGEPSYLAPVGSVTPGIRSASVVDPEGAATTALAVEFRDGWTHVFLPPTTTLEAYADLLAVIERAAAATGTRLVIEGYGPPPDARLTQLVVTPDPGVIEVNVQPSASWADQRSLTETLYAEARLCRLTTEKFDVDGLHTGTGGGNHLTLGASTPAESPLLRRPDLLASLITYWQRHPSLSFLFSGRFIGPTSQAPRFDEGRPEAVYEMEIALAEVRRLAARAAELGEEVSPWVVDRAFRHLLTDLTGNTHRAEFCIDKLYSPDSSRGRLGLLELRGFEMPPHPRLALVQALLVRSLVAMFWDEPCTAPLVRWGTRLHEDFLLPQGAAHDIAEVVADLRAAGIPFEQTWLDPFTEFRFPRIGLARLAPGAQGPIELELRQAVEPWHVLGEEATAGGTSRYVDSSVERVQVTVRGIDPTRHLVTCQSVPVPLTSTGRPGEYYAGVRYRAWQPWSALHPTIEVHAPLVFDVVDTDAAVSLGGVTYHVVHPGGRAYEHPPVNANEAEARRAARFAPHGHTAGRLDIAALREAGRRAATDDYPHTLDLRRAPREGSHAP